In Streptomyces sp. NBC_00878, a single window of DNA contains:
- a CDS encoding nitrate- and nitrite sensing domain-containing protein, giving the protein MSLRAILLVLALVPCFALVALGAMNSAQLYGDWKTVNDRNESAKGFGTPLVTVFFSLQAERRLSVAVLANPKAGQSELTRQRGITDKSVQSLEALGAAPPSLSGAFRQVTAGLKELPGYRAAVDQRSGNQQQTYDDYTDVIAKDMELLEDFSNVGFGETSVLVRPALDAQWGLEMLAREDTIIAAGVASGRLTSEQRLQLAGAIGSQGHIYDDKVLPQLPAARAKNYQAVLSGTAWKQKTAVEQSLLNIKDADGAGRTAVSAKLGKDWQQSLGGITPQLMQASTAYSTDLKAATGDQLDDLITNMVVNSAVSAAAVVLMLVISLRLTGILRRRIFALRAEALELQTKLPDIVERLRQGEKVDTDAELPEVAHGDDELGQLGQALNQARNSSLETAVREVELYRGFERLLQRIARRTQLLIGMQLKRLGEMQRRHEDPEVLEGLFDLDHLAARLRRYEENLVILGSGQPQRRWRRPVLLLDVLRSAQGEVQDYRRIRIETDGETWLSERAVGPMVHLLAELMENAVSFSRPPTPVEVTASQVGRGVAIEIEDRGMGMDPEQYAEANAMMAEPPRMDVMSRADDARLGLYVVARLSANLGLKVELRPSSFGGTRVVVLVPGELITGGEAVPLPRHAPAAVPDRPALHAATGPRPGPLTGSRPGPLNDNPRPRPLDDHTRPGPRPHPGGDQEAVSRPLIGPWVTPPARPSQDQAPAPAPAPAPAQAHTASSDPLPRRVRQANLVTELRQPPPAYPAAEPPRTGPAAGQPLPRRTGARSGATVGAFQRQSRASRLRPDADHQPTHPSPGPDRTRKEDGR; this is encoded by the coding sequence TTGTCGCTCCGGGCGATCCTGCTCGTCCTCGCCCTGGTGCCCTGCTTCGCCCTGGTGGCCCTGGGCGCGATGAACTCGGCCCAGCTGTACGGCGACTGGAAGACCGTCAACGACCGCAACGAGTCGGCGAAAGGATTCGGCACCCCGCTCGTCACGGTCTTCTTCAGCCTCCAGGCGGAGCGGCGGCTGAGCGTGGCGGTGCTCGCGAACCCCAAGGCCGGCCAGTCCGAGCTGACACGTCAGCGCGGGATCACCGACAAGTCCGTACAGAGCCTCGAAGCCCTCGGCGCCGCCCCGCCCTCGCTCAGCGGGGCCTTCCGGCAGGTCACCGCCGGACTGAAGGAACTCCCCGGCTACCGGGCCGCCGTGGACCAGCGGTCCGGCAACCAGCAGCAGACGTACGACGACTACACCGACGTCATCGCCAAGGACATGGAGCTGCTGGAGGACTTCAGCAACGTCGGCTTCGGCGAGACGTCCGTCCTCGTGCGGCCCGCGCTCGACGCGCAGTGGGGCCTGGAGATGCTCGCGCGCGAGGACACGATCATCGCCGCCGGAGTGGCGAGCGGCCGGCTCACCAGTGAGCAGCGCCTCCAGCTCGCCGGGGCGATCGGCAGCCAGGGGCACATCTACGACGACAAGGTCCTCCCGCAACTGCCCGCCGCCCGGGCCAAGAACTACCAGGCCGTCCTGTCCGGCACCGCCTGGAAACAGAAGACCGCGGTCGAGCAGAGCCTCCTCAACATCAAGGACGCCGACGGCGCCGGCCGGACCGCCGTGTCCGCGAAGCTCGGCAAGGACTGGCAGCAGAGCCTCGGCGGCATCACCCCGCAGCTGATGCAGGCCAGCACCGCCTACTCCACCGACCTCAAGGCCGCCACCGGGGACCAACTCGACGACCTGATCACCAACATGGTGGTCAACAGCGCCGTGAGCGCGGCGGCCGTGGTGCTGATGCTGGTGATCTCGCTGCGCCTGACCGGCATCCTGCGCCGCCGGATCTTCGCGCTCCGCGCCGAGGCCCTCGAACTCCAGACCAAGCTGCCCGACATCGTGGAGCGGCTGCGCCAGGGCGAGAAGGTCGACACCGACGCCGAACTGCCCGAGGTCGCCCACGGCGACGACGAACTCGGCCAGCTCGGCCAGGCCCTCAACCAGGCCCGCAACTCGTCCCTGGAGACCGCCGTACGGGAGGTCGAGCTGTACCGCGGCTTCGAGCGGCTGCTGCAACGCATCGCCCGGCGCACCCAGTTGCTGATCGGCATGCAGCTGAAGCGGCTCGGCGAGATGCAGCGGCGGCACGAGGACCCCGAGGTCCTGGAGGGCCTCTTCGACCTCGACCACCTGGCGGCCCGGCTGCGCCGCTACGAGGAGAACCTGGTGATCCTCGGCAGCGGCCAGCCACAACGCCGCTGGCGTCGGCCCGTACTCCTGCTGGACGTGCTGCGTTCCGCGCAGGGCGAGGTGCAGGACTACCGGCGCATCCGGATCGAGACCGACGGCGAGACCTGGCTGTCCGAGCGCGCCGTCGGCCCCATGGTGCACCTGCTCGCGGAGCTCATGGAGAACGCGGTGTCCTTCTCCCGGCCGCCGACCCCGGTCGAGGTGACCGCCTCCCAGGTGGGCCGCGGTGTCGCGATCGAGATCGAGGACCGCGGCATGGGCATGGACCCCGAGCAGTACGCCGAGGCCAACGCGATGATGGCCGAACCGCCCCGCATGGACGTGATGTCCCGCGCCGACGACGCCCGCCTCGGCCTGTACGTCGTGGCCCGGCTCTCCGCCAACCTGGGCCTGAAGGTGGAGCTGCGGCCCTCGTCCTTCGGGGGCACCCGGGTCGTCGTCCTGGTCCCCGGGGAACTGATCACCGGCGGCGAGGCCGTACCGCTTCCGCGGCACGCGCCGGCCGCCGTCCCGGACCGGCCCGCGCTGCACGCCGCGACCGGGCCCCGCCCGGGACCGCTCACCGGGTCTCGCCCAGGGCCGCTCAACGACAACCCCCGCCCGAGGCCGCTCGACGACCACACCCGTCCGGGACCCCGGCCCCACCCCGGCGGTGACCAGGAGGCGGTCTCGCGCCCGCTCATCGGCCCCTGGGTCACGCCACCGGCCCGGCCCTCCCAGGACCAGGCGCCCGCGCCCGCCCCCGCGCCCGCCCCCGCCCAGGCCCACACGGCGAGCTCCGACCCGCTGCCGCGGCGCGTCCGGCAGGCCAACCTGGTCACCGAACTGCGGCAGCCCCCGCCCGCGTACCCCGCCGCCGAACCGCCGCGCACCGGCCCCGCCGCCGGACAGCCACTGCCCCGCCGGACCGGCGCCCGCTCCGGCGCCACCGTCGGTGCCTTCCAGCGTCAGTCCCGCGCCTCCCGGCTCCGGCCCGACGCCGA
- a CDS encoding glycoside hydrolase family 3 protein — protein MHTSRRTLLAATAGAAAAVAVGGGPSAAEDDDAARHDDKGLQALISRMTLEEKVGQLFVMRVYGHSATAPDQADIDANLAEIGVRNAAELIATYRVGGIIYFGWAHNTREPHQIADLSNGIQQASLAQPRGLPVLISTDQEHGIVARVGKPATLFPGAMALGASGSRTDARTAGRIGGAELRAMGVRQDYAPVADVNVNPANPVIGVRSFGADPQAVARLVAAQVKGYQSAGVAATSKHFPGHGDTEVDSHYGFPVIEHTEAQWAELDAPPFEAAVAAGIDSIMTAHIMVPALDPSGDPATLSHPILTGILRERLGYDGVVVTDSLGMQGVREKYGDDRVPVLALKAGVDQLLNPPSLSIAWNAVLKAVQDGELTEARLDASILRVLRLKAKLGLLEKPYVTHSGVDRAVGVPGHLDAADRIAERTTTLLVNDRKLLPLSRRTHPKVLVVGADPASPSGTTGPPTTVLAGALTSLGFTATALSTGTAPSAATIAQAVAAAGDADAVVVGTYNVTAAGSQRTLVQQLLATGKPVVAVAVRNPYDVAQLPDVHAYLATYSWTDVELRAAAQVIAGRVRPRGKLPVPVQRANDPAQVLYPIGYGLSY, from the coding sequence GTGCACACCTCCAGACGTACGCTGCTCGCGGCGACCGCGGGCGCGGCGGCGGCCGTTGCCGTCGGCGGCGGCCCGTCGGCGGCCGAGGACGACGACGCGGCACGACACGACGACAAGGGGCTCCAGGCCCTCATCTCCCGTATGACGCTCGAAGAGAAGGTCGGGCAGCTCTTCGTGATGCGGGTGTACGGGCACTCGGCGACCGCACCCGACCAGGCTGACATCGATGCCAACCTCGCGGAGATCGGCGTACGCAATGCCGCCGAGCTGATCGCCACGTACCGGGTCGGCGGGATCATCTACTTCGGGTGGGCGCACAACACCCGTGAGCCGCACCAGATCGCGGACCTGAGCAACGGCATCCAGCAGGCCTCGCTGGCACAGCCCCGCGGGCTGCCCGTCCTCATCTCCACCGACCAGGAGCACGGCATCGTCGCCCGCGTGGGCAAGCCCGCGACGCTCTTCCCGGGTGCGATGGCCCTGGGGGCCAGTGGCTCGCGCACCGACGCCCGTACGGCGGGGCGGATCGGCGGTGCCGAGCTGCGCGCGATGGGCGTCCGGCAGGACTACGCGCCGGTCGCCGACGTGAACGTCAACCCGGCCAACCCCGTCATCGGCGTACGGTCCTTCGGCGCCGATCCGCAGGCGGTGGCGAGGCTGGTCGCCGCGCAGGTGAAGGGGTACCAGAGCGCGGGGGTCGCCGCCACGTCCAAGCACTTCCCGGGGCACGGGGACACCGAGGTCGACAGTCATTACGGGTTTCCGGTCATCGAGCACACCGAGGCGCAGTGGGCCGAGCTCGACGCGCCGCCGTTCGAGGCGGCCGTCGCGGCCGGTATCGACTCGATCATGACCGCGCACATCATGGTCCCGGCGCTCGATCCGTCCGGCGACCCGGCGACCCTGTCCCACCCCATCCTCACCGGCATCCTGCGCGAGCGGCTCGGCTACGACGGGGTCGTGGTGACGGACTCGCTCGGCATGCAGGGCGTACGGGAGAAGTACGGCGACGACCGCGTGCCGGTGCTCGCCCTCAAGGCGGGTGTCGACCAGCTCCTCAACCCGCCCTCCCTCAGCATCGCCTGGAACGCCGTGCTCAAGGCCGTCCAGGACGGCGAGCTGACGGAGGCCCGGCTCGACGCGTCGATCCTGCGCGTCCTGCGGCTGAAGGCGAAACTGGGGCTGCTGGAGAAGCCGTACGTCACCCATTCCGGCGTCGACCGCGCGGTCGGCGTCCCGGGGCATCTGGACGCGGCCGACCGGATCGCCGAGCGGACCACGACCCTGCTCGTCAACGACCGGAAACTGCTGCCGCTCTCCCGGCGTACGCACCCGAAGGTCCTCGTCGTCGGCGCCGATCCAGCCTCCCCGTCCGGCACCACCGGCCCTCCCACCACGGTCCTCGCGGGCGCCCTCACCTCACTGGGCTTCACCGCCACCGCCCTGTCCACCGGCACGGCCCCCTCGGCGGCGACGATCGCCCAGGCGGTCGCGGCGGCCGGGGACGCGGACGCGGTGGTGGTGGGTACGTACAACGTGACGGCCGCCGGATCGCAGCGGACGCTCGTCCAGCAGTTGCTCGCCACCGGGAAGCCGGTGGTCGCGGTCGCCGTCCGCAATCCCTACGATGTGGCTCAACTGCCCGATGTGCATGCCTACTTGGCGACCTATTCCTGGACCGACGTCGAGCTGCGTGCCGCCGCGCAGGTGATCGCCGGGCGAGTGCGTCCACGCGGGAAGCTGCCCGTACCGGTACAGCGCGCGAATGACCCGGCACAGGTGCTGTATCCGATCGGCTACGGACTGTCGTACTAG
- a CDS encoding helix-turn-helix domain-containing protein: protein MRIDDVLVTNIHYGAATVDGRWVGCDYFSGMLVVDVVRRGTWDFSRALDRDRFLVSAGQFIVRYNNPSWRFAVKEHANTTRKLILPVAHLGPLVHKRPVLGAADSAEMRLLLAHARMVDAHLDDLSPAGVRAARNALVELVLGVLRQRTDGTEPQLAPSLVQAAKDLVRSRLAHPELSPAMLARELNVSVRTLHRAFTAADESVTAYVRQQRLEQARLALTAPAARPSVSELARFWQFSDSSHFIREFKKRYGQTPAQYARAHAHAQHL from the coding sequence TTGAGAATTGACGATGTGCTGGTCACGAACATTCACTATGGGGCGGCCACGGTCGACGGTCGCTGGGTCGGCTGCGACTACTTCTCCGGAATGCTGGTCGTGGATGTCGTGCGGCGCGGCACATGGGATTTCAGCCGTGCGCTCGACCGCGACAGATTCTTGGTGTCGGCCGGACAATTCATCGTGCGGTACAACAACCCGTCATGGCGGTTCGCGGTAAAGGAACACGCCAACACGACAAGGAAATTGATCCTGCCGGTCGCCCACCTGGGACCGCTCGTCCACAAGCGGCCGGTCCTCGGGGCGGCGGACTCCGCCGAGATGCGGCTGCTCCTCGCGCACGCCCGCATGGTCGATGCCCACCTGGATGATCTGTCCCCGGCCGGGGTGCGGGCCGCCCGCAACGCTCTGGTCGAGCTGGTGTTGGGGGTGCTCCGGCAGAGGACCGACGGGACCGAGCCGCAGTTGGCGCCCTCGTTGGTCCAGGCGGCCAAGGACCTGGTGCGCAGCCGCCTCGCCCATCCCGAGCTCTCCCCCGCGATGCTGGCCCGCGAGCTCAACGTCTCCGTGCGCACGCTGCATCGGGCGTTCACCGCGGCCGACGAGTCCGTGACCGCCTACGTCCGCCAGCAGCGGCTGGAACAGGCCCGGCTCGCGCTCACCGCACCCGCCGCCCGGCCCAGCGTGTCGGAACTCGCGAGGTTCTGGCAGTTCTCGGACAGCAGCCACTTCATCCGAGAATTCAAGAAGCGGTACGGCCAGACGCCAGCCCAGTACGCCCGGGCACACGCCCACGCCCAGCACCTCTGA
- a CDS encoding short-chain fatty acid transporter yields the protein MTTSMPESPDSPHSSDSSDSPARGKETWLARMALRFTDFTEKWLPDALGFVLVGTFLIFTLGLASGEELLGAPSDPAATSGFGLVDAWGQGFWSLITFTLQMAMIIIGGYAVAVSPPVGRLVARLAAWPKTPRGAITFTAAVAMVTAYANWAFSLIFTAILAKEIARRLPGVDYRALGAMAFLGLGTVWAQGLSGSAALQVASTASSPASVQKVIAEGRGSGVIPLTDTIFLWQGMLATGIIFVIAVGMAWLLTPSPENARTAERLGIDLGPAPDQQRQESRRTRPGEWIEHSPVFTILLFLLGAWYLARHFSNADGNPLNALDLNTINLILILLALILHWRPVNLARAVKDGVPATSGVLLQFPLYGGIFGMIAYTGLHRTIADWLVSVSNEFLYPAFIAIYSCVLGVFVPSGGSKWVIEAPYVLDAANQLDVNQGWMVVVYDLGEASANLLQPFWMLPTLAILGLKARDIMGYTFAMFLALFPAVLILVTVFAQTLPFP from the coding sequence ATGACGACCTCCATGCCCGAGTCTCCTGATTCACCTCATTCATCTGATTCATCCGATTCACCGGCGAGAGGCAAGGAGACCTGGCTCGCCCGCATGGCGCTGCGGTTCACCGACTTCACCGAGAAGTGGTTGCCCGACGCGCTCGGATTCGTCCTGGTCGGCACGTTCCTGATCTTCACCCTGGGACTGGCGTCCGGTGAGGAGCTGCTCGGTGCGCCGTCCGACCCCGCGGCGACGAGCGGGTTCGGTCTGGTGGACGCGTGGGGGCAGGGGTTCTGGTCCCTCATCACGTTCACCCTGCAAATGGCGATGATCATCATCGGTGGCTACGCGGTCGCCGTCTCCCCACCGGTCGGCCGCCTGGTCGCCAGGCTGGCGGCATGGCCCAAAACCCCGCGCGGCGCCATCACGTTCACCGCCGCCGTCGCCATGGTCACCGCGTACGCGAACTGGGCGTTCAGCCTCATCTTCACCGCCATCCTCGCCAAGGAGATCGCCCGCCGGCTCCCCGGCGTGGACTACCGCGCACTCGGCGCGATGGCCTTCCTCGGTCTCGGCACGGTGTGGGCCCAGGGCCTGTCAGGGTCGGCGGCGTTGCAGGTGGCGAGCACGGCATCGAGCCCCGCCTCCGTACAGAAGGTCATCGCCGAGGGCCGCGGCAGCGGGGTCATACCGCTCACCGACACCATCTTCCTGTGGCAGGGCATGCTGGCCACGGGGATCATCTTCGTCATCGCCGTCGGAATGGCATGGCTCCTGACCCCGTCACCGGAGAACGCGAGGACCGCGGAACGACTCGGGATCGACCTGGGCCCCGCCCCCGACCAGCAGCGGCAGGAGAGCCGACGGACCCGTCCGGGCGAGTGGATCGAGCACAGCCCGGTCTTCACGATCCTGCTGTTCCTCCTCGGCGCCTGGTACCTCGCACGGCACTTCTCGAACGCCGACGGCAATCCGCTCAACGCCCTGGACCTGAACACCATCAACCTGATCCTGATCCTGCTGGCGCTCATCCTGCACTGGCGACCGGTGAACCTCGCCCGCGCGGTCAAGGACGGGGTACCCGCGACGTCCGGCGTCCTGCTCCAATTCCCGCTGTACGGCGGCATCTTCGGGATGATCGCCTACACCGGTCTGCACCGGACCATCGCCGACTGGCTGGTGTCGGTGTCGAACGAGTTCCTCTACCCGGCCTTCATCGCGATCTACAGCTGCGTACTCGGGGTCTTCGTGCCGAGCGGTGGCAGCAAGTGGGTGATCGAGGCACCGTACGTCCTCGACGCGGCCAACCAACTCGACGTGAACCAGGGCTGGATGGTCGTCGTGTACGACCTCGGCGAGGCCAGCGCCAACCTGCTGCAACCGTTCTGGATGCTGCCCACGCTGGCGATCCTCGGCCTCAAGGCACGCGACATCATGGGCTACACGTTCGCGATGTTCCTGGCCCTGTTCCCCGCGGTGCTGATACTCGTCACGGTGTTCGCGCAGACGCTGCCGTTCCCGTAA
- a CDS encoding DUF397 domain-containing protein, with amino-acid sequence MSNLTWFKSSYSDSTGGECLEAALDWTKSSYSDNTGGECVEAAGAWAKSSYSDSSGGDCVEVAATSTIHIRDSKDIAQPSLRVSPAAWGVFIADVGTRPRT; translated from the coding sequence ATGAGCAACTTGACGTGGTTCAAGAGCAGCTACAGCGACTCGACGGGCGGCGAATGCCTCGAAGCAGCCCTCGACTGGACCAAGAGCAGCTACAGCGACAACACCGGCGGTGAATGCGTCGAGGCCGCCGGCGCCTGGGCCAAGAGCAGCTACAGCGACTCCAGCGGCGGTGATTGTGTCGAGGTGGCCGCCACCTCGACCATCCACATCCGGGACTCCAAAGACATCGCCCAACCCTCCCTCCGCGTCTCCCCCGCCGCCTGGGGCGTCTTCATAGCCGACGTGGGGACCCGGCCCCGTACCTGA
- a CDS encoding helix-turn-helix transcriptional regulator: protein MAQPKKNSSSPAAQYFAEVLRMLRTKAGLSQTELGERMNYTGAAVSAVETCAKPATDEFIEAAEKALDAGGVIAAAAKYLRLERYPAHFQGFVQLEQEALSVSSYCTQLLHGLLQTEEYARAVLNCAFPPLDEDEVEQLVSARMERKALFDRKPVCVINVILEEAALRRRIGGPEVMRAQYESLAACAQRSNVVLQVMPMATAGHAGLPGPMTVIETPEETSLVYMEVEGQSTLVSSPEHVGVLTRRYAMIGRQALRPEDSIELIEQLTGEL, encoded by the coding sequence ATGGCGCAACCCAAGAAGAACTCGTCGTCACCTGCCGCGCAGTATTTCGCGGAGGTACTGCGGATGCTGCGTACGAAGGCGGGGTTGTCGCAGACCGAGTTGGGTGAGCGCATGAACTACACGGGGGCGGCGGTGAGCGCGGTGGAGACCTGCGCGAAACCGGCGACGGATGAGTTCATCGAGGCTGCGGAGAAGGCGCTGGATGCGGGTGGGGTGATCGCGGCGGCGGCCAAGTATTTGCGGCTGGAGCGGTATCCGGCCCACTTCCAGGGGTTCGTGCAGTTGGAGCAGGAGGCACTGAGCGTTTCCTCGTACTGCACGCAGCTCCTGCATGGCCTGCTGCAGACCGAGGAGTACGCCCGCGCCGTACTGAACTGCGCGTTCCCGCCGCTTGATGAGGACGAAGTCGAGCAGTTGGTTTCGGCTCGCATGGAACGCAAGGCTCTCTTCGACCGCAAGCCGGTGTGCGTCATCAACGTCATCCTCGAAGAGGCGGCCCTGCGACGGAGGATTGGAGGGCCTGAAGTAATGCGCGCCCAGTACGAGTCTTTGGCCGCCTGCGCACAGCGGTCCAACGTGGTGCTTCAGGTGATGCCGATGGCCACGGCGGGGCATGCCGGTCTGCCTGGGCCAATGACCGTGATCGAGACCCCGGAGGAAACCAGCCTGGTTTACATGGAAGTTGAGGGGCAGAGCACCCTCGTCTCCAGTCCGGAACACGTCGGGGTCCTGACCCGCCGTTATGCGATGATCGGACGACAGGCCCTCCGGCCGGAGGATTCCATCGAGTTGATCGAGCAGTTGACGGGTGAGCTATGA
- a CDS encoding ATP-binding protein, translated as MTRSVPEVRRGARSVLSEWRIPTDAAEAIELIVSELSTNAVRHGRAPGRFFEVALTYDGEKAVDVEVSDASSRLPESQEPQLDAESGRGLPLVAALAESWELRGRVVGKTVWARVLTQ; from the coding sequence GTGACCCGCTCCGTGCCGGAGGTCCGCCGAGGGGCCAGATCCGTACTCAGCGAGTGGCGGATCCCGACCGACGCGGCCGAGGCGATCGAACTGATCGTGTCGGAGCTGTCGACGAACGCCGTACGCCACGGCCGCGCGCCGGGCCGCTTCTTCGAGGTGGCCCTCACCTACGACGGCGAGAAGGCGGTCGACGTGGAGGTCTCCGACGCGTCGTCCCGCCTCCCGGAGTCTCAAGAACCGCAACTGGACGCCGAGTCGGGCCGGGGCCTGCCCCTGGTGGCGGCGCTGGCGGAGAGCTGGGAACTCAGAGGCAGAGTGGTCGGCAAGACGGTGTGGGCGAGGGTGCTGACCCAGTAA
- a CDS encoding sugar phosphate isomerase/epimerase: protein MKLAFSTLGVPGLPISDVVRLAATHGYHGVELRAHPEEPVHPGIGLAERADVAAEFKAAGVEILGVAGYARVAAPGDDGPVLAEIRALLELARDLGAPFIRVFPGGDPDQSPEEADATAARRLGTAAEYAADLGVRILLETHDSHRTGADAIRVLGLVGHRQAGALWDVMHTWLGGEQPSSTFAALSPYLGYIQVKDIASADDTTPLPLGTGVLPLTECVELLSREGWDGWLCWEYEKRWYESAAPLEGLLGAGREHLGRLLNESA, encoded by the coding sequence ATGAAGCTGGCCTTCTCCACCCTCGGCGTTCCCGGTCTCCCGATCAGCGACGTGGTGCGGCTCGCCGCCACGCACGGCTATCACGGCGTCGAGTTGCGCGCGCATCCCGAGGAGCCGGTCCACCCCGGCATCGGCCTCGCCGAACGGGCCGACGTGGCGGCCGAGTTCAAGGCCGCGGGCGTCGAGATCCTGGGCGTCGCGGGGTACGCGCGCGTCGCGGCGCCGGGCGACGACGGTCCCGTACTCGCCGAGATCCGCGCACTCCTCGAACTGGCCCGGGACCTGGGCGCCCCCTTCATCCGCGTCTTCCCCGGCGGCGACCCCGACCAGAGCCCCGAGGAGGCCGACGCCACGGCCGCCCGGCGCCTCGGTACGGCCGCCGAGTACGCCGCCGACCTGGGCGTACGGATCCTCCTTGAGACCCACGACTCGCACCGCACGGGCGCCGACGCCATCCGCGTCCTCGGCCTCGTCGGCCACCGTCAGGCCGGTGCCCTCTGGGACGTCATGCACACCTGGCTCGGCGGCGAACAGCCCTCGTCCACCTTCGCCGCGCTCTCCCCGTACCTCGGCTACATCCAGGTCAAGGACATCGCCTCCGCCGACGACACGACCCCGCTGCCGCTCGGCACGGGCGTCCTCCCCCTCACCGAGTGCGTCGAACTCCTCTCCCGCGAGGGCTGGGACGGCTGGCTGTGCTGGGAGTACGAGAAGCGGTGGTACGAGTCGGCCGCGCCGCTTGAGGGGTTGTTGGGGGCGGGGCGGGAGCACCTGGGGCGGTTGCTGAACGAGTCGGCGTAG
- a CDS encoding bifunctional helix-turn-helix transcriptional regulator/GNAT family N-acetyltransferase gives MTTIQEIRAFNRFYTNLIGALDYSRQLHAPYTLTESRVLYELAHSPRTDAADLRGELCLDSGYLSRLLAKFEKDGLIERAPSEKDTRRRRITLTARGRETADLLNERSREAVGSLLSTVPPDDRPRLAEAMREIREILSDASRRPPRREDVLLREPGPGDLGWVVQRNAALYSSAYGFNTDYEGLVARIVADFAEDHDPHLERVWIAELDGRPVGCVMCVRDEAPGAARLRLLLVEPDARGLGIGDQLVGACVEFARGVGYREMVLWTNDILSSARRIYQRHGFVLVDEKPHRSFGVDLNGQDWRLDLLHSTA, from the coding sequence ATGACGACCATTCAAGAGATCCGCGCCTTCAACCGCTTCTACACGAACCTCATCGGCGCGCTCGACTACAGCCGCCAGCTCCACGCCCCGTACACGCTCACTGAGTCCCGCGTGCTGTACGAACTCGCCCACTCCCCCCGTACGGACGCGGCCGACCTCCGCGGCGAACTCTGTCTGGACTCCGGGTACTTGAGCCGTCTGCTCGCGAAGTTCGAGAAGGACGGGCTCATCGAGCGGGCCCCCTCGGAGAAGGACACCCGGCGACGCCGGATCACGCTCACGGCCCGCGGCCGGGAGACCGCCGATCTGCTGAACGAGCGATCGCGGGAGGCCGTGGGCTCACTGCTCTCCACCGTGCCGCCGGACGACCGGCCCCGGCTCGCCGAAGCCATGCGGGAGATTCGCGAGATCCTCTCGGACGCGAGTCGGCGGCCACCCCGCCGCGAAGACGTGCTGCTGCGCGAGCCGGGACCCGGCGACCTCGGCTGGGTCGTGCAGCGCAACGCCGCGCTCTACTCCTCCGCGTACGGCTTCAACACGGACTACGAGGGCCTGGTCGCCCGGATCGTCGCCGACTTCGCCGAGGACCACGACCCGCACCTGGAGCGGGTGTGGATCGCGGAGCTGGACGGCCGCCCGGTGGGCTGCGTGATGTGCGTACGGGACGAGGCGCCCGGTGCCGCCCGGCTGCGCCTCCTGCTCGTCGAACCGGACGCGCGCGGCCTCGGTATCGGCGACCAACTGGTGGGCGCCTGCGTCGAGTTCGCGCGCGGCGTCGGCTACCGGGAGATGGTCCTGTGGACGAACGACATCCTGTCCTCCGCCCGCCGCATCTACCAGCGCCACGGCTTCGTCCTCGTCGACGAGAAGCCCCACCGCTCCTTCGGCGTCGACCTCAACGGCCAGGACTGGCGCCTGGACCTGCTGCACAGCACCGCCTGA
- a CDS encoding aldo/keto reductase produces MTTTSSTFRIGGDLEVGRLGFGAMHLPTEPADARETAVAVARRAVELGVTLIDTAHMYGEGANEELLAEALYPYADGLLVTTKVGITRSEASGEWQLNGRPDALRAEVDHALRRLRVERIELLQLHRLDPETSLAEQLGALRELRDAGKVGRIGLSEVSVDELNRAREVVDIASVQNRYNVLDREHEPVLDACAAAGIAFLPWRTVAWGSSGDTAEIATVANELGATPTQVVLAWLLGHSPVMLPIPGTARLAHLEENVAAGGLRLSPGQRARLDGLSKPG; encoded by the coding sequence ATGACGACCACATCGAGCACGTTCCGCATCGGCGGGGACCTGGAGGTGGGGCGGCTCGGATTCGGGGCGATGCATCTGCCCACCGAGCCCGCGGATGCGCGCGAGACCGCCGTCGCGGTGGCGCGGCGGGCCGTCGAACTGGGCGTGACGCTGATCGACACGGCCCACATGTACGGCGAGGGAGCGAACGAGGAACTCCTCGCGGAGGCTCTGTACCCCTACGCGGACGGGCTGCTCGTCACGACCAAGGTGGGCATCACGCGGTCGGAGGCTTCGGGCGAGTGGCAACTGAACGGCCGGCCGGACGCTCTACGGGCCGAGGTCGACCACGCCCTGCGCCGCCTCCGAGTCGAACGGATCGAGCTTCTCCAACTCCACCGCCTCGACCCGGAGACCTCGCTCGCCGAACAGCTCGGTGCGCTGCGGGAGTTGCGGGACGCGGGCAAGGTGGGGCGGATCGGGCTGTCCGAGGTGAGTGTCGACGAGCTGAACCGGGCGCGGGAGGTGGTGGACATCGCGAGCGTGCAGAACCGGTACAACGTGCTCGACCGCGAGCACGAGCCGGTCCTGGACGCCTGCGCGGCGGCGGGGATCGCGTTCCTGCCGTGGCGGACGGTGGCATGGGGTTCGTCGGGCGACACGGCGGAAATCGCGACGGTGGCGAACGAGCTGGGCGCTACGCCCACGCAGGTTGTTCTGGCGTGGCTCCTCGGCCACTCGCCGGTGATGCTGCCGATCCCGGGCACGGCCCGGCTCGCCCACCTGGAGGAGAACGTGGCGGCGGGCGGGCTCCGCCTGAGCCCGGGGCAACGGGCGCGCTTGGACGGCTTGTCCAAGCCGGGGTGA